TTTCTTGTTTTTTCTTGCTAGGAAGGCCTCTAATTCTAATGAATGATCAAAGTAATCAACAATTATATTCTTTGCTCGAGAGACAACCATTAAGATTTCTTCAATTCCTGAGTTCATGGCTTCTTCAACAATATACTGAATAGCGGGTTTCTCTCCGATTGGAAACATTTCCTTAGGTATAACCTTTGTAATCGGAAGACATCTTGTTCCGTACCCAGCTGCTGGAATTATTGCTTTTTTGATCACTACGCCTCTCTCCTTTAGCTTGTTTGTCATATTCTATTCAAGAAAGGGTGGGGAGATAGTCATTCATACAAAAACGGGCGCCTAAATCACTCCTTATGTGCATGCAGACAGTCCACTTATCTCTTGTTTGGCTTCTTTTGGTGTAATCAGTCACAAACCAAGCACCCCCACTAATACTATGTATAAGCTAAGGTCTTTGGAAGGTGATTTGGAATGGATGTATGTGTAATTGGAGCTGGTTACGTAGGTCTAACGACATCAGCTGTTTTAGCTGATTTAGGCCATGATGTAACTTGTGTTGATAAAAATAAAGATAGAATCGAAATATTAAATAGAGGAATATGTCCGATTTACGAACCAGGATTGGAGGAGTTAATACAAAAGAATCGAAGTCGTCTTACGTTTAGTGATGGAGTTGGTGAAGCTATTCGCCAAAACTCGGTCATTTATATTTGTGTTGGTACCCCCCCAATGCCCGATGGTAGTACCAACTTGTCTTATATCCTCTCGGTAATTGATGACTTAGCCACGTATATACAATCGCCGAAAACAATTGTAACGAAAAGTACAGTTCCACTTGGCACCAACGAGATGATTGGAGAACTATTAACCCAAAAGGGAGTAGATCGAAAACAATTCAATCTCGTGTCAAACCCAGAATTCTTGCGTGAAGGAACAGCAGTCTACGACATGTTCAATCCAGATAAAACAGTGGTCGGTCTTGAAGACGGTGATTCTGAATCTCTCCAAGTAATGAAAGCTCTTTATGACGGCATTGAAAGCCCTTTTGTTGTAACCACGTTAAATGATGCTGAGCTTATTAAATTCTCTGCGAATGCCTTTTTAGCTACTAAAATATCATTTATTAACGAGATTGCTCGGATATGTGACCGTTCTAATGCGGATATTACAACTGTTGCGTCCACAATTGGTCTTGATCCGCGAATCGGCCGACATTTTCTGCAGGCAGGACTTGGCTATGGGGGTT
This is a stretch of genomic DNA from Bacillus carboniphilus. It encodes these proteins:
- a CDS encoding UDP-glucose/GDP-mannose dehydrogenase family protein codes for the protein MDVCVIGAGYVGLTTSAVLADLGHDVTCVDKNKDRIEILNRGICPIYEPGLEELIQKNRSRLTFSDGVGEAIRQNSVIYICVGTPPMPDGSTNLSYILSVIDDLATYIQSPKTIVTKSTVPLGTNEMIGELLTQKGVDRKQFNLVSNPEFLREGTAVYDMFNPDKTVVGLEDGDSESLQVMKALYDGIESPFVVTTLNDAELIKFSANAFLATKISFINEIARICDRSNADITTVASTIGLDPRIGRHFLQAGLGYGGSCFPKDLSSLIHSATNKGIKPAILEAAQYVNDTQLDYYIEKIKENLEDLSSKKVAVLGIAFKPDTDDIRSSRSVLLIEKLEELGLDVVAFDPKAKLPPETLQRTTQVDSINGATKDADCIVIATDWPVFKSLDWKEVKKEMKGTLIVDGRNCIDPSEVRKHGLLYVGVGRI